One window of Methanofollis sp. genomic DNA carries:
- a CDS encoding glycine betaine ABC transporter substrate-binding protein — MRTGAVAVVVVCAAVVLAAGCAGVPGQGGQTAVVGAKTFNEQYILAEMIALLLGEEGYATEVKANMNDATLYEGIRKGQVDVYVEYTGTAYSQLLKIPPMTEWNPDTVHDKVKAGLSAEGVTVLSKVGFRDDYTVAVPEAWAGEKNVTTISDLAPHAGEMVLGTDYVFPNREDGLPQLAKVYNFTFGEARQMAPTLMYEAIKNGEVDAITPYTTDTRVDLYKLRILEDEKSAFPPYHAIILANDRIAGDQKATAALAVLSDRIDAEKMRQLNYQFDVEKKDARQIARDYLVAEGLIAG, encoded by the coding sequence ATGAGGACCGGAGCGGTTGCGGTGGTCGTCGTCTGCGCCGCCGTCGTCCTGGCCGCAGGGTGTGCGGGAGTGCCGGGACAGGGGGGGCAGACGGCCGTCGTCGGGGCAAAGACCTTCAACGAACAGTACATCCTCGCCGAGATGATCGCCCTTCTCCTGGGGGAGGAGGGCTATGCCACCGAGGTGAAGGCGAACATGAACGACGCCACCCTCTATGAGGGGATCAGGAAGGGGCAGGTGGACGTGTATGTAGAGTACACCGGCACAGCTTACTCGCAACTCCTCAAAATCCCCCCGATGACGGAGTGGAACCCCGACACCGTCCACGACAAGGTGAAGGCCGGGCTTTCCGCCGAAGGGGTCACTGTCCTCTCGAAGGTCGGGTTCAGGGACGACTACACCGTCGCCGTGCCCGAGGCATGGGCCGGGGAGAAGAACGTGACGACGATCTCCGACCTCGCTCCCCATGCCGGGGAGATGGTCCTCGGCACCGATTATGTCTTCCCGAACAGGGAGGACGGCCTCCCGCAACTGGCAAAGGTGTACAATTTCACCTTCGGGGAGGCGAGGCAGATGGCGCCGACCCTGATGTACGAGGCGATCAAAAACGGCGAGGTGGACGCCATAACGCCGTACACCACCGATACGCGGGTGGACCTGTACAAACTCCGCATCCTTGAGGACGAGAAGTCGGCCTTCCCGCCCTATCACGCGATCATCCTCGCGAACGACCGGATCGCGGGGGACCAGAAAGCGACCGCGGCCCTCGCCGTCCTCTCCGACAGGATCGACGCCGAAAAGATGCGGCAGTTGAACTACCAGTTCGACGTCGAGAAGAAGGACGCCCGGCAGATCGCCCGCGACTATCTCGTCGCGGAGGGCCTGATCGCAGGATAG
- a CDS encoding ABC transporter permease yields the protein MDAAASLLSVWQAYDLTARTVEHLGMFAVALAVSIVVGVAVGVLLFRYERLSGPGFAALNVLETVPDLALLVLLIPLVGIGAVPTVVACILYSVLPIARNTHAGLTGVGPDEIGVAEALGLTEREVLLHVRIPLSLPLVAGGIRIAVVFTMGVVTLGGLIGAGGLGVPLQTGIFNNIPELILVAGLWVGVLAVLSDGIAGCVERRLERRYGRW from the coding sequence ATGGACGCCGCGGCCTCTCTTCTCTCTGTCTGGCAGGCGTACGACCTCACGGCACGGACAGTCGAGCACCTGGGCATGTTCGCCGTCGCCCTTGCCGTCTCGATCGTCGTCGGCGTCGCCGTCGGCGTCCTCCTCTTCAGGTACGAACGCCTCTCCGGCCCGGGCTTTGCGGCGCTCAACGTCCTGGAGACCGTGCCAGACCTCGCCCTCCTCGTCCTCCTCATCCCTCTCGTCGGGATCGGGGCGGTGCCGACGGTCGTCGCCTGCATCCTCTACTCTGTGCTGCCGATCGCCAGGAACACCCATGCCGGCCTGACAGGCGTCGGCCCCGACGAGATCGGGGTGGCCGAGGCCCTCGGCCTCACCGAGAGGGAGGTCCTGCTCCATGTCCGCATCCCCCTCTCCCTCCCCCTCGTCGCCGGGGGGATCAGGATCGCCGTCGTCTTCACGATGGGCGTCGTCACCCTCGGCGGACTGATCGGGGCGGGCGGCCTCGGGGTCCCCCTCCAGACAGGGATCTTCAACAACATCCCTGAACTGATCCTGGTCGCCGGCCTCTGGGTCGGCGTCCTCGCGGTCCTCTCGGACGGCATTGCCGGGTGTGTCGAGCGCCGCCTCGAACGGAGGTATGGCCGGTGGTAG
- the corA gene encoding magnesium/cobalt transporter CorA codes for MGGTARRRSEKAGLPPGSLVYVGDTGQERTEIDVIDYTREEIREEAGIGVDGILPYLERESVTWINVTGLKDTAAIGRIGEIFRLHPLVLEDILNTEQRPKTEEYDGTIYIILKMIGYSADGDLVDEQISLVLGKNTVISFQERQGDVFDPVRERIRAGKWRARRPGADYLAYALVDAIVDSYFSVMETFGEKIEAVDDVLIENPDPDVIRAIQEVRRDLLYLRKRIWPLREVISSLERTDSPLFADQTKVYLRDVYDHTVQVIETLETYRDMGAGMLDIYLSSTSNRMNEVMKVLTIIATIFIPLSFIASVFGMNFRQMPELEWEFGYYTSLVLMAVVALGMLLYFRRKRWI; via the coding sequence ATGGGCGGCACCGCACGGCGACGCTCGGAGAAGGCAGGCCTTCCGCCGGGGTCTCTCGTCTATGTCGGGGACACCGGGCAGGAAAGGACGGAGATCGACGTCATCGACTACACCCGGGAGGAGATCAGGGAGGAGGCCGGCATCGGCGTCGATGGCATCCTCCCGTACCTGGAGAGGGAGTCGGTCACCTGGATCAATGTGACCGGCCTCAAGGACACCGCCGCCATCGGGAGGATCGGCGAGATCTTCCGTCTCCACCCCCTCGTTCTTGAGGACATCCTCAACACGGAACAGCGGCCGAAGACCGAGGAGTACGACGGGACGATCTATATCATCCTGAAGATGATCGGCTACTCGGCAGACGGCGACCTGGTGGACGAGCAGATCAGCCTTGTCCTCGGCAAAAATACCGTCATCTCCTTTCAGGAGAGGCAGGGCGACGTCTTCGACCCGGTGCGGGAGCGGATCCGGGCGGGCAAGTGGCGGGCCCGGCGACCAGGCGCCGACTACCTCGCCTATGCCCTCGTCGACGCTATCGTGGACAGTTATTTCTCGGTGATGGAGACCTTCGGCGAGAAGATCGAGGCGGTGGACGACGTCCTCATCGAGAACCCGGACCCCGACGTGATCAGGGCGATCCAGGAGGTGCGACGCGACCTCCTGTACCTCCGGAAACGGATCTGGCCGCTGAGGGAGGTGATATCCTCCCTCGAACGGACGGACTCGCCCCTCTTCGCCGACCAGACAAAGGTCTATCTCAGGGACGTCTACGACCACACCGTCCAGGTGATCGAGACGCTGGAGACCTACCGGGACATGGGGGCCGGGATGCTCGATATCTATCTGTCGAGCACGAGCAACCGCATGAACGAGGTGATGAAGGTGCTGACGATCATCGCCACCATCTTCATCCCTCTCAGTTTCATCGCAAGCGTCTTCGGCATGAACTTCAGGCAGATGCCGGAACTGGAGTGGGAGTTCGGGTACTACACTTCCCTGGTCCTGATGGCCGTCGTCGCCCTCGGCATGCTCCTCTATTTCAGGAGGAAGAGGTGGATATGA
- a CDS encoding EF-Tu/IF-2/RF-3 family GTPase yields MANLTVAVFGPAGYAKDLGKKGTSTDITFYNLKKGAHTVTFIEPTRYPERLAPLFYAATLADAAVVVVDALNATFGEYLLMLQAAGVKKGYFVLRNYIAPDQIRPLLKGTLLEGYECVEDDLVDLRERLLEQTEQTAIERSLADPKKTCVIPIDHFFNVRGIGTVILGCVADGHLRKHDNLKVLPTAKTALVRSIQKHDEDFEEADAGDRVGLALKNVEAEELDRGYVLTNDSSLRCATSVTGTLDLVPFWKTPITEGMVLHVGHWMQFIPSRVTSAEADGRSVKISLELEKDLVYMPGSKAVVTYLEGGNLRVAGTLTIS; encoded by the coding sequence ATGGCGAACCTTACTGTAGCGGTATTCGGCCCTGCAGGATACGCAAAGGATCTCGGAAAAAAGGGGACGAGCACCGACATCACCTTCTACAACCTGAAAAAGGGTGCGCACACGGTGACGTTCATCGAACCGACCCGGTACCCTGAGCGTCTCGCCCCGCTCTTCTACGCCGCAACCCTTGCGGACGCGGCCGTCGTCGTCGTCGACGCCCTGAACGCGACCTTCGGCGAGTACCTGCTCATGCTCCAGGCAGCGGGCGTGAAGAAGGGCTACTTCGTCCTCCGCAACTATATCGCGCCCGACCAGATCAGGCCCCTCCTGAAGGGGACGCTGCTGGAGGGGTACGAGTGCGTCGAGGACGACCTCGTCGACCTGCGCGAGCGCCTCCTTGAGCAGACAGAGCAGACCGCGATCGAGCGTTCCCTTGCCGACCCGAAGAAGACCTGCGTCATCCCGATCGACCACTTCTTCAATGTCCGCGGCATCGGGACCGTGATTCTCGGGTGCGTCGCGGACGGCCACCTGCGCAAGCACGACAACCTCAAGGTGCTCCCGACGGCGAAGACCGCGCTCGTGCGGTCGATCCAGAAGCATGACGAGGACTTCGAGGAGGCGGACGCCGGCGACCGCGTCGGCCTCGCCCTCAAGAACGTCGAGGCTGAAGAACTCGACCGGGGCTATGTCCTCACGAACGACTCCTCCCTGCGGTGTGCGACCTCCGTGACCGGCACCCTGGACCTCGTGCCCTTCTGGAAGACGCCGATCACCGAGGGCATGGTCCTCCATGTCGGCCACTGGATGCAGTTCATCCCCTCCCGCGTCACCTCGGCCGAGGCCGACGGACGGTCGGTGAAGATCTCCCTCGAACTCGAAAAGGACCTGGTCTATATGCCGGGTTCGAAGGCGGTCGTCACCTACCTGGAGGGCGGGAACCTGCGGGTGGCAGGGACTCTCACCATTTCATAA
- a CDS encoding acetate--CoA ligase family protein, which produces MTRRLGEAEGYALLTRYGIPVPRHAVAGDREGAADAADAIGYPAVVKVVSPDIIHKSDAGGVRTGVRSRKEAMEAYDAILAAVSERHPGAAVEGVIVEEEVGGGQEFIVGGVTDPAFGKVLTFGSGGVLVELLRDVGFSVLPAGEERIREMVRGIRGYPLIAGYRGMPPLDEEALVTAVAGAARMFMAEERVAEFDINPLVLREDGACAVDARVIIGEEKPVAAEIGERPPFALPAPTSVAVIGASPEPGKVGYALTRNLLSFPGKFWPVNPKHATVLGRTAYPSVLAVPDEVDVAVVAVPAPIVPAVLGECAEKGVPLAVIISAGFSESGAEGREREEEVKRIAAATGIRVLGPNCLGIMLPAEKVNATFDPITPKPGHIGFLSQSGAVITTVADWSIPAGIGFSAVVSVGNQADLGFADLLPAVAAVPGTRAVILYVEEIRDGRRFLEAAKAVTAEVPVIAMKSGASERGKAAASSHTGSLAGSYAVYAAAFREAGILLAGSLEEAFQLGELLASEGYPTGDRCVVISGAGGFAVLAADYAEKHGVPLPPLPPGIRDALDAFLPSIWNRTNPMDIIGDGGATRFARVFDVMIARQDLWDVACVVSVPSAVLNPVELAHEIVRFSRNTSKMVVCCLLGGESMKGAVRILKDHCVPNFPEIEDSFRAVGTVLAAGRRGSGTAPPCDIERSD; this is translated from the coding sequence ATGACCCGGCGACTCGGTGAGGCTGAGGGCTACGCCCTCCTGACGAGGTATGGCATCCCGGTGCCCCGCCATGCCGTTGCAGGGGACAGAGAGGGGGCGGCGGACGCGGCCGACGCCATCGGCTACCCGGCCGTCGTCAAGGTCGTCTCCCCGGACATCATCCACAAGTCCGACGCGGGAGGGGTGCGGACAGGCGTGCGGAGCCGCAAGGAGGCGATGGAGGCGTACGACGCAATCCTCGCCGCCGTCTCCGAGCGGCACCCCGGCGCCGCGGTCGAGGGCGTGATCGTCGAGGAAGAGGTCGGAGGCGGGCAGGAGTTCATCGTCGGCGGGGTGACAGACCCGGCCTTCGGGAAGGTGCTCACCTTCGGGTCGGGCGGCGTCCTCGTCGAACTCCTGAGGGACGTCGGGTTCTCCGTCCTCCCGGCAGGGGAGGAGAGGATCAGGGAGATGGTCCGCGGCATCAGGGGCTACCCCTTGATCGCGGGCTACCGCGGCATGCCGCCCCTCGACGAGGAAGCGCTCGTCACTGCGGTCGCCGGCGCGGCACGGATGTTCATGGCGGAGGAGAGGGTCGCGGAGTTCGACATCAACCCTCTCGTCCTCAGGGAGGATGGGGCGTGCGCCGTGGACGCGAGGGTCATCATCGGAGAGGAAAAACCTGTGGCGGCGGAGATCGGCGAGAGACCTCCCTTCGCCCTCCCGGCACCGACATCCGTCGCCGTCATCGGCGCCTCCCCCGAACCCGGGAAGGTGGGGTATGCCCTGACGAGGAACCTCCTCTCCTTCCCGGGAAAGTTCTGGCCCGTAAACCCGAAGCATGCGACCGTCCTCGGGCGGACGGCCTACCCCTCGGTCCTCGCCGTCCCCGACGAGGTGGACGTCGCCGTCGTGGCGGTGCCGGCGCCGATCGTCCCCGCCGTCCTCGGGGAGTGCGCGGAGAAGGGGGTGCCCCTCGCCGTGATCATCTCCGCGGGGTTCTCGGAGAGCGGAGCGGAGGGGAGGGAGAGGGAGGAGGAGGTGAAGAGGATCGCGGCGGCGACGGGCATCAGGGTGCTCGGGCCGAACTGCCTCGGCATCATGCTCCCGGCCGAAAAGGTCAACGCCACCTTCGACCCCATCACCCCGAAACCCGGCCATATCGGTTTCCTCTCCCAGAGCGGCGCCGTGATCACGACAGTCGCCGACTGGAGCATCCCGGCGGGCATCGGCTTCTCCGCGGTCGTCAGCGTCGGCAACCAGGCCGACCTCGGCTTTGCCGACCTCCTCCCGGCCGTCGCCGCCGTGCCCGGGACGCGGGCCGTCATCCTCTATGTCGAGGAGATCAGGGACGGACGGCGCTTCCTGGAGGCGGCGAAAGCGGTAACCGCGGAGGTGCCTGTCATCGCCATGAAGTCGGGAGCGTCGGAGAGGGGGAAGGCGGCGGCCTCCTCCCACACCGGTTCCCTCGCCGGGTCGTACGCCGTCTATGCCGCCGCCTTCAGGGAGGCAGGGATACTCCTCGCCGGTTCCCTCGAAGAGGCCTTCCAGCTCGGCGAACTCCTGGCGTCGGAGGGCTATCCCACGGGGGATCGGTGCGTCGTCATCTCGGGCGCCGGGGGTTTTGCCGTCCTGGCGGCGGACTACGCGGAGAAGCACGGCGTCCCCCTCCCGCCGCTCCCACCCGGGATCCGCGACGCCCTCGACGCCTTCCTCCCCTCGATCTGGAACCGGACAAACCCGATGGACATCATCGGCGACGGCGGGGCCACGCGCTTCGCCCGCGTCTTCGACGTCATGATCGCACGGCAGGACCTCTGGGACGTCGCCTGCGTCGTCAGCGTCCCCTCGGCCGTCCTGAACCCGGTCGAACTCGCTCACGAGATCGTCAGGTTCTCCCGGAACACCAGCAAGATGGTCGTCTGCTGCCTCCTCGGCGGCGAGAGCATGAAAGGCGCGGTGCGTATCCTGAAAGACCACTGCGTCCCGAACTTCCCCGAGATCGAGGACTCCTTCAGGGCCGTCGGGACGGTCCTCGCCGCGGGACGGCGGGGGAGCGGGACGGCACCCCCCTGCGATATCGAAAGGAGCGACTGA
- a CDS encoding ATP-binding cassette domain-containing protein, whose amino-acid sequence MPHQRLFERIERVEISGLTKTYGSRYAVRDLDLTVVGGELLILIGASGSGKTTTLRMINRLIEPDRGSVHINGVDVGGVDAVALRRNIGYVIQQIGLFPHMSVGENVGIIPTLEGWPKEKVRERVEHLLGLVDLPPETYAGRSPRELSGGQQQRVGLARALAMDPPLLLMDEPFGALDPILRKQLQDEFKRIKHDLGRTIVFVTHDIDEAFALGDRVAVMHDARLVQVGTPEDLILSPASDIVAHMVGADRKFRYLDTLSVRDLMTPVLARYLFDGATPVLSALETMMREDTGVAIVMEAGGVAGTATRRDAFTRRHDEGGLVGIAAMPRVFAPGDAAAAALGDLKEAGASFGLVMKGERPVGLFLADEVLMRLI is encoded by the coding sequence ATGCCGCACCAGAGGCTCTTCGAGCGGATCGAAAGGGTCGAGATATCTGGCCTCACGAAGACATACGGCAGCAGGTACGCCGTCAGGGACCTCGACCTCACGGTCGTCGGCGGCGAACTCCTCATCCTGATCGGGGCGAGCGGGTCGGGAAAGACGACGACCCTCCGGATGATCAACCGCCTGATCGAACCCGACCGGGGGAGCGTCCACATCAACGGCGTCGATGTCGGGGGAGTCGATGCGGTGGCCCTCAGGCGGAACATCGGCTACGTGATCCAGCAGATCGGCCTCTTTCCCCATATGAGCGTCGGGGAGAATGTCGGGATCATCCCGACCCTCGAGGGATGGCCGAAGGAGAAGGTGAGGGAGAGGGTCGAACACCTCCTCGGCCTCGTCGACCTCCCGCCCGAGACCTATGCCGGCCGCTCACCGCGCGAACTCTCGGGCGGGCAGCAGCAGAGGGTGGGACTGGCCCGGGCGCTGGCGATGGACCCCCCTCTTCTCCTGATGGACGAACCTTTCGGCGCGCTTGACCCGATACTCAGGAAACAACTCCAGGACGAGTTCAAGAGGATCAAGCACGACCTGGGGCGGACGATCGTCTTCGTCACCCACGACATCGACGAGGCCTTCGCCCTCGGGGACAGGGTGGCGGTCATGCACGACGCCCGCCTCGTGCAGGTCGGCACGCCCGAAGACCTCATCCTCTCTCCGGCGTCGGATATCGTCGCGCATATGGTGGGCGCCGACAGGAAGTTCCGGTATCTCGACACTCTCTCTGTCAGGGACCTGATGACACCTGTGCTGGCGCGCTATCTCTTCGACGGCGCCACACCTGTCCTCTCGGCCCTCGAGACGATGATGAGGGAGGACACCGGCGTCGCCATCGTCATGGAGGCGGGCGGGGTCGCGGGCACGGCGACGCGGCGCGACGCCTTCACGAGGCGTCATGATGAGGGGGGCCTTGTCGGGATCGCCGCGATGCCGCGGGTCTTCGCGCCCGGCGACGCGGCGGCCGCGGCCCTCGGCGACCTCAAAGAGGCGGGTGCGTCCTTCGGTCTGGTCATGAAAGGGGAGAGGCCTGTCGGCCTCTTCCTCGCGGACGAGGTGCTGATGAGGCTGATCTGA
- a CDS encoding TIGR00341 family protein, with protein sequence MKKVLINARKEDYENLSLLLEGIHHVVLREDGIYEVKLFLPDNDLDPFIEKVRPLLDLRYRENLIEVSSPDFVISPYLKRVEEKTEQPEKTPIEELLDTTRPYQRLDAGKLVLTSIAGIIALTGLFLNNVAVIIGAMLLSPILGPIYGFAINISIGKVRDGLQSILVLAALLSCVFALSAATTYLLHFVTPLSITPEILSRTVVSPIYIVMAVLLGFASVLALARGMSDLIAGVAIAAALLPPTAVMGISLVLIRESLLPSTVLVLENVIGMMAGALIATLSLQIGSRAYYEQIAAKKYIARTAVLIIILIALLFGLSILLSTPPI encoded by the coding sequence ATGAAGAAAGTCCTGATCAACGCACGAAAGGAGGACTACGAGAATCTCTCCCTCCTCCTCGAAGGGATCCACCATGTGGTCCTCCGGGAGGACGGGATCTACGAGGTCAAACTCTTTCTCCCTGACAACGACCTCGACCCCTTCATCGAGAAGGTCAGGCCCCTCCTCGACCTGCGGTATAGAGAGAACCTCATCGAGGTCTCCTCGCCGGACTTCGTCATCTCGCCGTACCTCAAGAGGGTCGAGGAGAAGACGGAACAGCCGGAAAAGACCCCGATCGAGGAGCTCCTCGACACCACCCGGCCGTACCAGAGGCTTGACGCGGGAAAACTCGTCCTCACCTCGATCGCCGGGATCATCGCCCTGACCGGCCTCTTTCTCAACAATGTGGCGGTGATCATCGGGGCGATGCTCCTCTCCCCGATCCTGGGGCCCATCTACGGCTTCGCGATCAACATCTCGATCGGGAAGGTGCGTGACGGCCTCCAGAGCATCCTTGTCCTTGCAGCGCTCCTCTCCTGCGTCTTCGCCCTCTCGGCCGCGACGACCTACCTCCTCCACTTCGTGACGCCACTCTCCATCACGCCCGAGATCCTCTCCCGCACCGTCGTCAGCCCGATCTACATCGTCATGGCCGTCCTCCTCGGGTTCGCCTCGGTGCTCGCCCTCGCACGCGGGATGTCCGACCTCATCGCGGGCGTTGCGATCGCCGCCGCCCTCCTGCCCCCGACGGCGGTGATGGGCATCTCCCTCGTCCTCATCAGGGAAAGCCTCCTCCCCTCGACGGTTCTCGTCCTGGAGAACGTCATCGGGATGATGGCCGGGGCCCTGATCGCCACCCTCTCCCTGCAGATAGGTTCGCGGGCATATTACGAGCAGATCGCCGCGAAAAAGTACATCGCACGGACGGCCGTCCTCATTATCATCCTGATCGCCCTCCTCTTCGGGCTGAGCATCCTCCTCTCCACCCCGCCGATCTGA